In the Alligator mississippiensis isolate rAllMis1 chromosome 7, rAllMis1, whole genome shotgun sequence genome, one interval contains:
- the LOC132251747 gene encoding olfactory receptor 10A7-like: protein MERTPEGNHSALSEFILLGFSNFPHLQYLLFSVFFFPYLFTLAANLLIIFLTHVDAALQTPMYFFLGNLSFLEICYTTVNIPKMLASLLMEDKRISFLGCATQIYFSFSFGGSECFLLTSMAYDRYVAICNPLRYPVLLNKKTCNALATASWLSGLVMSFGLTSMVFTLPFCRSNVINHYYCDIPPLLKLACVDTSLIEFCIFMLALIFIAFPFVLIFLSYVRIVSALLKIASAEGRKKAFSTCSSHLIVVILFYVSGCVMYLKPKADFSPDTIKFLSLLYTFLTPILNPIIYTLRNKEVKGAVWRELRKKRNA from the coding sequence TCCAACTTTCCACATCTCCAGTACTTGCTTTTTTCTGTGTTCTTTTTTCCTTACTTGTTCACCTTAGCTGCAAACCTTCTCATCATTTTCCTTACCCATGTGGATGCTGCCTTGCagacccccatgtatttcttcctcgGGAACCTGTCCTTCCTGGAGATCTGCTACACAACTGTGAACATCCCTAAAATGTTGGCCAGTCTCCTAATGGAGGACAAAAGAATATCTTTCCTTGGCTGTGCTACACAAAtctatttctccttttcttttggaGGATCAGAGTGCTTCCTCCTGACCTCAATGGCTTATGATCGTTATGTTGCTATCTGCAATCCCCTGCGTTATCCTGTACTTCTGAACAAGAAGACATGCAATGCACTCGCTACAGCATCCTGGCTCAGTGGGTTAGTTATGTCCTTTGGTCTCACAAGCATGGTGTTTACTTTACCCTTCTGCAGATCCAATGTCATCAATCATTACTACTGTGACATCCCCCCACTGCTGAAGCTGGCCTGTGTGGACACTTCCCTCATCGAGTTTTGTATATTCATGTTGGCTTTGATTTTCATTGCCTTCCCCTTTGTGCTGATCTTCCTGTCGTACGTACGCATTGTCTCCGCTCTCCTGAAGATTGCCTCAGCTGAGGGCAGAAAGAAAGCGTTCTCCACCTGCTCCTCTCACCTTATTGTGGTGATATTATTCTATGTCTCTGGCTGTGTTATGTATCTGAAGCCCAAAGCAGACTTCTCTCCAGACACAATCAAGTTTCTTTCTTTGTTATACACATTCCTCACACCCATATTAAATCCTATCATTTATACTTTGAGAAATAAAGAGGTGAAAGGTGCCGTCTGGAGAGAGCTGAGGAAAAAGAGAAATGCTTGA